In Brettanomyces nanus chromosome 3, complete sequence, a single genomic region encodes these proteins:
- a CDS encoding uncharacterized protein (BUSCO:EOG0934437E) — protein MAVSGRGQNDQNLDGSKLKIAIVHARWNEEVIDSLVIGCINRLKELGVKEENIIVDTVPGSFELPMGSAAVAVNASIDAVISIGVLIKGSTMHFEYISQSVTNQLMDLQFKMGKPVIFGLLTCLTLEQAKLRAGMVPGAMHNHGVDWAECAVEMASKYGQDFRTATWK, from the coding sequence ATGGCAGTTTCAGGAAGAGGACAAAATGATCAAAATCTAGATGGttccaagttgaagatcGCCATTGTTCATGCCAGATGGAATGAAGAGGTTATCGACTCTTTGGTGATCGGATGTATCAATAGATTAAAAGAACTCGGAGTTAAGGAGGAGAATATTATCGTTGATACGGTCCCTGGATCGTTTGAATTGCCTATGGGATCTGCCGCCGTGGCTGTAAATGCCAGTATTGATGCTGTAATCTCAATTGGTGTCCTAATCAAGGGTTCCACTATGCATTTTGAATACATTAGCCAATCGGTGACTAATCAGCTTATGGATCTCCAGTTCAAAATGGGTAAGCCTGTGATCTTTGGACTTCTAACATGTTTAACGTTAGAACAAGCAAAGTTAAGAGCTGGAATGGTTCCTGGTGCGATGCACAACCATGGCGTTGATTGGGCAGAATGTGCTGTCGAGATGGCTTCTAAATATGGCCAGGATTTCAGGACAGCTACGTGGAAATAG
- a CDS encoding uncharacterized protein (BUSCO:EOG09343U5C) — MAIEMNSGKREGTLSEKNHDLLIERPKKEDSAMKLEGLESDNESESSEEELEDKQEDEFVAKPKTVIRQDTEDEEDEEDDSEGDAANDTEGYDEIEEMEKQLVGDNTFGIDKMKKLSPEQLQKQQRKVKRTGVVYLSSIPPYMKPTKIRQIFSRFGEIGRIFLKPEDLKIHRNRVKSGGNKKRKFDEGWCEFISKKDAKLAAFTLNGNILGGKKHSFYHDDIMNVKYLKGFKWADLTSALNEEKEVRESKMEAELSLQHRMDKAFIDNVETSKMVRGMEKKRKHTDSDTTDVRRVFKQRSVATNRSGAKEEEKLRSEKHGNLENVLNKLL; from the coding sequence ATGGCTATTGAGATGAATTCtggaaaaagagaaggaacTTTGTCAGAGAAAAATCATGACTTGCTCATAGAGAGGCCAAAAAAGGAGGACAGTGCCATGAAACTTGAAGGACTAGAAAGTGATAACGAGTCTGAGAgtagtgaagaagaactagaGGATAAGCAAGAGGACGAATTTGTTGCGAAACCGAAAACAGTGATCAGACAGGATACagaagacgaggaagatgaagaagacgattCAGAAGGTGATGCAGCCAACGATACAGAAGGATATGATGAAATAGAAGAGATGGAAAAACAGCTAGTAGGAGATAATACATTTGGAATCGacaaaatgaagaagctcaGCCCGGAACAATTACAGAaacaacaaagaaaagtgaaaCGGACCGGAGTGGTATATCTATCTTCGATTCCACCATATATGAAGCCAACTAAGATACGGCAGATATTTTCACgatttggagaaattggaaGGATTTTCCTTAAACctgaagatttgaagattcatCGAAACAGAGTGAAATCTGGAGGAAACAAAAAACGGAAGTTTGACGAAGGATGGTGTGAATTTATCAGCAAGAAAGATGCCAAACTGGCCGCATTTACGTTAAATGGAAATATATTGGGAGGTAAGAAGCACAGCTTCTACCATGACGATATTATGAATGTCAAGTATTTGAAAGGGTTTAAATGGGCTGATTTGACAAGTGCTTTGAACGAAGAAAAGGAGGTTAGAGAAAGCAAGATGGAGGCTGAGTTGTCTCTTCAGCATAGAATGGATAAGGCATTTATTGACAATGTAGAGACAAGCAAGATGGTGAGAGGTatggagaaaaagagaaagcatACTGATTCTGATACGACTGATGTTAGAAGGGTATTTAAGCAAAGATCCGTGGCCACGAATCGGTCTGGAGctaaagaggaggaaaagcTTAGATCAGAAAAGCACGGTAATCTAGAGAATGTTTTAAATAAGTTGCTTTAG
- a CDS encoding uncharacterized protein (EggNog:ENOG41), with protein MSSSRKLEGTLRGHKAGISAIQFLYLPTALTYSTSNTRHHFLKPTLITGDESGLIIWWDLTTRRQLTSWQAHGTIDSASPNAVITLQQLGITWMLSQEGTYEFPVIDKRWYGCLLSHGKDGEIKIWRLFSVVTCGDYGLKYQLYTPLHQALPPKVVFQMPVNMLNFSNVEMVDDRLVTPGTEDSNKFDIYTVPIPGTDESGTGLKRLFKAVQFESDNPNFTHRNGFGIVMKFAWIDRDHIAVGYESGHVVTYELAQNTVKAITINSIHTPEPVTALYYDWSRDIILSASSTDCLAIMSGRKAIETSSLSFPVDTTSAISVHHIKHRGIGDLSVSTDGTVGVVTWDGYTRFFHYTEGNSDLTFVFKVKRQAPSISDNRISSDNDIKQESLLHSQKSSALVYSRTQIPYTFIKESRTLEYNDGMSKNLVRRRLERNFDNHWALIGYKDGRVAVYSEK; from the coding sequence ATGAGCTCTTCCCGAAAATTAGAAGGTACCTTGAGGGGCCATAAGGCTGGTATTTCCGCCATACAATTTCTCTATCTTCCCACCGCTCTCACCTATTCAACGAGCAATACTCGCCACCATTTTCTCAAACCTACCCTAATAACCGGAGATGAATCTGGTTTAATTATATGGTGGGATTTGACAACTAGGAGACAGTTGACTAGTTGGCAGGCTCACGGTACAATTGATTCGGCCTCTCCAAATGCAGTAATAACGCTTCAACAGCTTGGTATTACGTGGATGTTATCACAAGAAGGTACATACGAATTTCCGGTAATCGATAAAAGGTGGTACGGATGCTTGCTCAGTCATGGCAAGGATGGAGAGATCAAAATATGGAGATTGTTTAGCGTGGTCACGTGCGGAGATTATGGCCTGAAATATCAGCTATATACACCCTTACACCAGGCGTTACCCCCTAAAGTGGTGTTTCAGATGCCGGTGAACATGTTGAATTTCAGTAACGTCGAGATGGTGGACGACCGGCTTGTAACTCCTGGAACCGAGGATTCCAACAAATTTGACATCTACACGGTTCCCATTCCGGGAACTGATGAAAGTGGTACTGGCCTTAAGAGACTCTTCAAGGCTGTGCAGTTTGAGTCGGACAATCCAAACTTTACGCATAGAAACGGTTTTGGGATAGTGATGAAGTTTGCATGGATTGACAGAGACCACATTGCAGTGGGATACGAGAGTGGTCACGTGGTAACTTACGAGTTGGCGCAGAACACCGTTAAGGCTATAACTATCAATAGCATTCATACACCAGAACCAGTTACCGCTCTTTACTATGATTGGTCACGTGATATTATTTTAAGTGCTTCTTCTACGGACTGTTTGGCTATAATGAGCGGGAGAAAAGCCATAGAGACTTCGTCCTTATCATTTCCTGTCGATACTACATCGGCTATCTCTGTACACCATATAAAGCATCGAGGTATAGGTGATCTGAGTGTATCTACAGATGGTACAGTTGGAGTGGTTACGTGGGACGGATATACAAGATTCTTCCATTACACAGAGGGAAACAGTGATTTGACGTTTGTATTCAAAGTTAAGCGTCAAGCACCTTCGATTTCAGATAATAGAATTTCTTCCGACAATGATATTAAGCAAGAGAGTCTCTTACATTCTCAGAAGTCTTCTGCTCTGGTTTATTCCAGGACTCAAATTCCTTACACGTTTATAAAGGAGTCAAGAACATTGGAATACAACGATGGAATGAGTAAGAATTTGGTTCGACGGAGATTGGAGAGGAACTTCGATAATCACTGGGCTCTGATTGGATATAAAGATGGTCGTGTAGCGGTATATAGTGAGAAATAA